From Erwinia sp. HDF1-3R, one genomic window encodes:
- a CDS encoding GAF domain-containing protein: MTKTEFYSDLNRDLRALIAGETSFLAAMGNCSALLFERLEGVNWAGFYLLTEPDTLVLGPFQGKIACVRIPVGKGVCGTAVAECTIQRVADVHAFPGHIACDAASNAEIVLPLVVNGQTIGVLDIDSVEYNRFDNDDEVGLKTLTDGLCEVLAGSDVEKFIHIKRS; the protein is encoded by the coding sequence ATGACAAAAACAGAATTTTATTCGGACCTCAACCGCGATTTGCGCGCGCTTATCGCCGGTGAAACCAGCTTCCTGGCCGCAATGGGTAATTGTAGCGCGCTTTTATTCGAGCGTCTTGAAGGCGTCAACTGGGCAGGGTTTTATCTTCTGACCGAGCCAGACACGCTGGTATTAGGGCCGTTTCAGGGCAAAATTGCCTGCGTACGTATTCCTGTGGGTAAAGGGGTGTGCGGTACGGCGGTAGCCGAATGCACGATCCAGCGCGTTGCGGACGTTCACGCCTTCCCGGGCCATATAGCCTGTGATGCGGCCAGCAATGCTGAAATCGTCCTGCCGCTGGTGGTGAATGGCCAGACAATCGGCGTTCTGGATATCGACAGCGTGGAATATAACCGCTTCGACAATGATGATGAAGTCGGACTGAAAACATTGACCGACGGGCTGTGTGAAGTGCTGGCCGGATCGGATGTGGAAAAATTTATTCACATCAAACGCAGCTAA
- the proQ gene encoding RNA chaperone ProQ, with the protein MENQPKLNSSKEVIAFLAERFPECFSAEGEAKPLKIGIFQDLVDRVQGEMNLSKTQLRSALRLYTSSWRYLYGIKAGATRVDLDGNACGVLEEQHVEHARKQLEEAKARVQAQREQQQAKKREAGEEGAPRRPRKPVRKPGAEGEQPRKVRSKPAAERAPSAERQPPRSKPVTDTTALQVGQNIKVTAGKSAMDATILEITKDGVRVQLASGMAMIVRAEHLQF; encoded by the coding sequence ATGGAAAATCAACCTAAGTTGAATAGCAGTAAAGAAGTTATCGCCTTTCTGGCAGAGCGTTTTCCCGAATGCTTTAGCGCTGAAGGTGAAGCAAAACCCCTTAAGATCGGCATCTTTCAGGATTTAGTTGATCGTGTTCAGGGCGAAATGAACCTGAGTAAAACTCAGCTTCGTTCTGCTTTGCGTCTTTACACGTCAAGCTGGCGTTATTTGTACGGCATCAAGGCAGGCGCAACGCGCGTTGATCTTGACGGCAATGCGTGTGGCGTCCTTGAAGAGCAGCATGTTGAGCATGCCCGTAAGCAGCTCGAAGAGGCGAAAGCCCGCGTACAGGCCCAGCGCGAACAGCAGCAGGCAAAAAAACGCGAAGCGGGTGAAGAAGGTGCTCCACGCCGTCCCCGTAAGCCGGTGCGTAAACCTGGCGCTGAAGGTGAGCAGCCGCGTAAAGTCCGCAGCAAACCTGCCGCCGAGCGCGCACCTTCCGCAGAGCGTCAACCACCGCGCAGCAAACCCGTTACCGATACCACAGCACTGCAAGTCGGCCAGAACATCAAAGTCACCGCAGGCAAAAGTGCGATGGATGCCACCATTCTTGAAATTACCAAAGATGGCGTCCGTGTACAGTTAGCTTCCGGCATGGCAATGATAGTACGCGCAGAACACTTGCAGTTCTGA
- the yebS gene encoding membrane integrity lipid transport subunit YebS: MKILTISHALPQARYQRCPQCDTLFSLPDVKSNESAHCPRCNARILNGRDWSMTRLTAMAVTMLLLMPFAFSESLVSIRLLGTNISATLIGGIYQMAQQGNVITASMVAFCTIGAPATLVASIAYLYFGKKLGMNLRPVLLMLERLKEWVMLDIYLVGIAVASIKVQDYASITPGPGLVAFISLAVLSLVTLIHMNIEQLWHRFYPQPQPQVSPDKLRVCLSCHHTGLPDERGRCPRCHTPLRHRRRFSLQKSWAALIAAIVLLIPANLLPISVIYLNGARKEDTILSGILSLGSGNVPVAAVVFIASILVPFTKVIVLLTLLISIHFNCEQGLKTRIRLLRVVTWVGRWSMLDLFVISLTMSLVNRDQLLAFTMGPAAFYFGSSVILTILAVEWLDSRLLWDAHATGNADYTD, translated from the coding sequence ATGAAAATACTCACCATTAGTCATGCTCTGCCTCAGGCACGTTATCAGCGTTGTCCACAATGCGATACCCTTTTTTCCTTGCCGGATGTGAAATCAAACGAGTCTGCGCACTGCCCGCGCTGCAATGCACGCATCCTGAACGGTCGCGACTGGTCAATGACCCGTCTGACCGCCATGGCCGTCACCATGCTCTTGCTTATGCCGTTCGCCTTTAGTGAGTCGCTGGTTTCTATTCGGCTGCTCGGCACCAATATCAGCGCAACCCTGATTGGGGGCATTTATCAGATGGCCCAGCAGGGCAACGTGATCACCGCCTCTATGGTGGCGTTCTGCACCATTGGTGCGCCGGCGACGCTGGTGGCGTCAATTGCTTACCTCTATTTCGGCAAAAAGCTGGGGATGAATCTTCGCCCGGTACTCTTAATGCTCGAACGGCTGAAAGAGTGGGTCATGCTGGATATCTACCTGGTGGGTATTGCCGTCGCCTCAATTAAAGTGCAGGACTACGCCAGCATCACACCCGGCCCCGGACTGGTGGCCTTTATCTCGCTGGCAGTGCTCAGCCTGGTCACCCTGATTCATATGAACATTGAGCAGCTGTGGCACCGTTTTTATCCACAGCCGCAGCCGCAGGTTTCACCCGATAAGCTCAGGGTATGCCTGAGCTGCCACCATACCGGGCTACCTGACGAACGCGGACGCTGTCCCCGCTGTCATACTCCGCTGCGCCACCGTCGCCGCTTTAGCCTGCAAAAATCCTGGGCGGCGCTAATAGCGGCGATAGTTCTGCTCATTCCGGCCAACCTGCTGCCCATTTCTGTTATCTATCTGAATGGTGCCCGTAAAGAGGACACCATACTGTCAGGGATACTCTCGCTGGGATCGGGGAATGTGCCCGTCGCGGCAGTGGTTTTTATTGCCAGTATTTTAGTACCCTTTACTAAAGTGATTGTCCTGCTGACGTTGTTGATCAGCATACATTTTAACTGTGAACAGGGTCTTAAAACCCGTATCCGGCTACTGCGAGTGGTTACCTGGGTTGGGCGCTGGTCTATGCTGGACCTGTTTGTCATCTCGTTAACCATGTCGCTGGTCAATCGCGATCAGCTTCTGGCTTTTACTATGGGACCGGCGGCCTTCTATTTTGGCTCATCGGTCATACTTACTATCCTTGCCGTTGAGTGGCTGGATAGCCGTTTACTTTGGGATGCTCATGCAACAGGAAACGCCGACTACACCGACTGA